In the Salvia splendens isolate huo1 chromosome 16, SspV2, whole genome shotgun sequence genome, aaacgaCAATCGGATTCCTCGACATTCAAAGCTGAAAACTCATTCGCAAGAAACGCGATTTTCCATCAAACGAAGCAAGAAAGCAGCAATGCAACATTCGCATCTCCAACCAATTTTGCAGCTGAGAAACACAGAAAACGAATGATTATCAATACTCCCAAACACGGCCTTCCAACCGCCCATGCTAATTTCAATTCAACCCGCCCCCCAAAAGAAACCCCGCAATTTTCAGGAAGTCATAAATTCAATCAAGCATGCatgaaaacaaacaaaacggtCATCATCTCTTGGCAGAAATCAGTCGTTTATGAAAACCCCACTACCCAAAAAGCCATAAAGGCAAACGCAACTGAGCTTTTATATACTGAACTATTCTACAAAGCGGGCGTGGTTGTTTTTACCTTGAATTAAAGTGAAAAGAGGGCGGGTTTTGGGGCGTTGGATGAGATCCACGGTGGGAAATGGGTGAGAAATGTGACCGTTAAGATGTCGGTGAAATATGACCGTTGAAAGGGGGAATTGCAGAGACAAAATGTTTTTGGGGGAAAGTCAGGTGGTGCCACGACGGATACACGTGCGCCATCTCCCCCTCGCTTTTTGGGAACTTGACCGTTCGGATTTCGTCCTTTTTTCCCctctttctcttttttaataattattcgCAATTCTTGATTTGCTTAAATATGTTATTATTAACTGTTTTTTCTTGTCTCACCATACTAATTGGGTTATTCAGTTTTGTTACTTTATCCTCCAACACATGGCCCAACGTCGTCCCtacattattttttcatttactCAATTTTGGGATTTATATAGTGAGTCTATGTGTTTAAATGCGTTTAATATTAGCATAATTAGTCTAAGAGgatccacaatagcggacgtcccaCCGCCAAGCAGCTCGTCCGTCGCGGACGTCCACTATTGCATGCGGCTAGCGGGTGGCGGACGTCCCAGGCGGACAAGAGGTCGTCCGTCGTAAAAGGCGGAAGTTCGTCCCCTTGTCAGTGCGCTCGTATTGTGGGCAGGCGACGGATAAGAGCACGGACGTcctgattttttaattttttatttttttatttatactcaatacaactcattgcacttcattttttgtatatttgataaacaccaacaattaaaatgaattaatattatttttcaatttgttttattgGCTACAACGTCATctagtcctagtgctaggcTATTATTATGtagtgagatgtccttatgacgtgacatgaTGTGTTTTTGAGATGTCCTAGTGCTAGTCCGTTGGGATGTCCACATTATTGTGGAGGCTCTAACTATAACGTTTGGTGCAACTTAGATTTTTATgctttaatattaataaaattaataagtaTATTGAGTTTTTAGTTAACTCATTGTTGTAAAAAATAGTGAGTTTTAGTATATCATAATTTTAGgaatgaaattatttatttcttatataCCTCATTTGGTCCACTATAAATACAACAATTCCATTTGGCGCGAAATTTATTTGTGAGTTAAGTTGAGAGGAAATAAAGAAGAATAATTTTGGAATCATATTTAGGAAATCTGTCAACCatatgaaaaaggaaaaatattaAAGAGTGGAACAAAGAGAGTATTAGTGCAATTTGGAAAGCATAAGGTCGTTAATGGTATATAGCCATAGGTAAGGCAAAAACATAATcatgatatttatttttctttattgtcAACTTCATCTTCAGACATCCGatgattgattgattaataAGTAAAAAATCGATGCCGCCGACTAGAGCCTTCCAatgaattgaaataaaattaaaacgtGAAATGCAAATCTTAGTATTGGATGACTAGCATTTCAGAAGAAATCATAAATGAGAAACacgaaaagagaaaaaagtgagCGCCTAAAACAGAATCATTATTCCAACGACAAAATTTCCAAGCCAGAGAGATGGGAGACAGCCTCTACTCAGATATGAGTGGTGATGCGAAATGCAAGAGCACACAAGGCTCAAATCCAATACCCACCCCGCCCGCCCCGCACGTAGCAATTATGTGTGCGGGTGAGCTGACCTAGTCATAGAGTGGTTAATCCTAAAAGGTCTCGAGTTCGAGTCCACCGTAATGCGATCCTTTAAAATTTCTATTCATCTGCCTATTAAAAAAATAGCCATCCAAAACGAAGAAATGTCAAAGGCAATTAATAGCAACAAGGAGAACGCACTTCTAAATTTAAGGGCCAGGCAAAAGCCTCTTCTTGACCATCTCCCAAGGGAACAGTAGATTTTACACGACATAATGCACCCACTGCTAGTCTAAAACCCATTTTCAAGTTAACTTATATAAAAATCAGCCAGAAATCATGCCCGCAATGAAACAAATATTAGTCACCATCCGACCAAAAGCAACAAACCAACTGCGACATCACTTACAAGAGTTGAGATAAATTGGTATTGAACTGGCCTGTATTCTTTGCAGCTTTGAACAATAAGCATATAAACTATATCAGCTCCAGATACAAGGCTTCTTGCTTGCTGGTTAAACCCAATTCGTCGAGAGTTGAGGGGCTCTCTCCATCACCAAAAGCACGTCGAGGATATGGCCTCACCTGAAAATAAGAAACATCCCATGTTCAAACACCATCAAGTTCCTATCAAGGATTCTCTCACTCAGAAAACAATTTTTACCAATCTGTAGCTGCCAGGTTTGACCACTCTGCCAATATCAATGTAGTCAAATACACTCTGTAAAACAAGAAATACAAGTGAGTAactctaaattaatatattgaGATGTACGATACACAATTCAGATAACAAGGACATCAATCAGCATACAGCAATTTGCTGAGGGGTTAAACAATAATGATACATGTGAAGCAAATTCTGTAATCATACAATGCCTATTTAGTTAATCTCATCACATATAGAGTATTTAAAAATGGAACAATCTATTTTAGTATTCATTAAATGCACGAACTTTCCCGAAAGGAAAAAAACATTGAATAAAATGAAGCGTATAAACATGAATGGGTATGTGTAGTGGTTTTAACCATTTTATTCCCACTATGCATGACCTTAAGTAAGGCACACCAAGAGAAGAGTAAACAAATGTTAAGGACTAAACAAATCCAAAATGACCACTTCAATTTAAATACAGGTGGTTTGCTATCTCCCAAAcctaaatttaaatacaaaccAATAAATAGTGGATTTAAACCTCATTTTAATCTGATAAGATTCCTTTTTGctaattagaatatttaatacTAGTTAAATAGTAAGCATTATTTATATACACATCAAGATGTGGAAATGTGTCTTCATCTAACACTTATATTTTAGCCTAGGAGAGCAGACATACTTCTCCACAAACATATTACCTGTAGCTTGTCTGACTTGAGAAAACGTCGTCCCCGCCTACTTCCATCAGGCATCCGCACAAGGAGGGTAACGGCATTCTCATCATCTGGAGTTGGTTCCCCAGGAAGGGATGCCTCTTTTGCAGCTAATTGTCTCTCTTTTTCCTGGACAACAAGAAGACATGCATCCTTCAGGAAATAAGCACTTCATACCACCAAATTGTCATGTTGTctaattttatatttagttATTAGAGTAGTGGGTTGAGTCAGTTATGCTGTTATGTGTAGTTTACTATTAATACCACTTAGTGAGAGAGCGTGGTTATCTATTTATGAATGAAAGTTTAATCCGGTAAGTGCAGTGAAGGACAAAGACATGGACCCCTTTGTGCTGCTATGCCTTTCATCTATTCTGCTCTTTATTTGAGATCTCCACTTGAATTCTTTGTTATCGCCTTTACTGCTAAGTCCTAACATGTGATGTAAGACAAacttcaataattaattttatggaaGTCATaactgattttttttcaaaaaaagtgCTGTTGTAACTGCAGAAATTTAAGTTCGGGCGTAAAATTGCAAATACTGGTAAATGGTGTGTTATTGTTATCTACAGCAATTAACCCTTAAAATCATTTCTACGAAGGATCCATCCACTAAACAAGGTTGCATGTTTCACTTTTAACCTATATATAAAGTGGGTTATTTTCAATGTTTTGTGAAGACGGCAAAATAAGTAGTATAACTCTAAAAATTACAACTATTGAAAGTGTATAACTCCATACtacttttttaatattttgttaagATGGCAAAATAAGTTGATAATACAGgccataatattttttaaaacagtaCAAAAGATGGATTGTTCTATGATGAACTTTTGGGCCTACCAAAATTAGACATGGAACTAAAGCTTGTGGAAATTATAAAGCAACTGAAAGTGAAAAACAAAACCCTAACACAATATAGGAAGAAGCACAGAACGCAATATACATATTCACAAAGTTGTAACAACAAACCAATAAACAAAGACCTAGGTTTCATCAAATTCATTTCGTCGGACATGCAAACGTATTTTAGGTCACTGAAGATGAGATAGACTGGAGGGAGGGAGGCCAGGTAAATGGAATTAATCAGGCATGCTGATTAATTCTCAATGCAAGGGGTAGCGGAAGAGGCAATTGTAGGAAGGCGTCATGGATTTTTGAGTCCAGTGTTGTGTGTAGTAAAAAGTATGTAAGATGTTTCTCACCATTAGAGACAGAGAACCATGATCCAATACTATGTTGATAAAACCTAGATATCATACCGGACTTTCAAGGCTACCCACCCCTTAACACAAAAATCTAAGAACAAGATGTAACTGAACCCAAGGAAGCATATCAGTTCTATAAgtgcataaaaaattaaaaattcaacgGGTTCAACAACAACAATCTTCAACGTATTATACCTGTTCTTCTTGCAATTTTCTGTGCATTGCTTCCTCCCTGAGTTTCTCTTCTGCCAGAGCGGCTTCCGCTTCTTCTTTGGCCTTCAATTCCTTTTCTCGGTCAGCTTGTAATGAAGCAAGATACTCATCATCCTACATACAAAAGCATACATTGTAACCAAAGCCCTGAAAACTTAGCTGGCGTTAAAAGCATGAGATATTTACCTGTTGCTCTCGTATCAATCGCTGAGCAGTAAGAGAAGGAGATGGAGGACGAAGATTATGCCTGGGGTAAGGATATGTAGAGACACCTAAACCATTCTGTGAGAGATGATGAGGTGCATGAGGGAAATTATATCCACCTCCTTCTGGGATACCACCAAACATCGCTGCTTCAAGCATTACAGCTTCATCATGTTCCACAGATGAGATGCCCCCCCACTTTCAATATGCatagatagaagaaaaaaataattattcctAATATACATGCAAGTCCACTGAAGATGAAATGAAGATATGAGTTAAagatttttaatattatgaaaaaagAAGTAACCTCATCAGATGGGAATTCACTTCTAATTTGGTGGGGACGGGGAACATTATTTTCTGGTGGAGGACTCGAAGGTGGTGCATCGTCAATGTCTTCACTAAGTTCGGCAGTATCGATAGGGGCTGAAGACACAAATCTCCTCCTACGTCTGACCAGTGGTAGATCTTCCACATCCTCAGCTTCATCGGGCAAGGTTGTGCTTCCGACCTCCAATTGAGATTGCCTGCAGATACTAATAGCTTATCTGACTCCAggcaataaattttttattatgtgCAGAATCTTAACATGTAGCCGATCTCATGCAAACTGTAGTTTGTCAACCACATTGACATAGAACAGGCTCACCTCCCATTTGCAGATAATATCCCTACTTCATCTGAAGTCCCTGATATCTGAACTTCTCCTGAGGGTAAAGCCTTCCCCTCTCGTTCCCTCAGAGCTTTTTCCCTCTCTGCAGTCTAGTACCACTTTTCCATTAGCTGAGCAGCAACAAGGTTAGAAAAATATAGCAGACAGAAGAAGAGAAAACCTGCAATGATAAGGAAACGACATGTGCAAACTCAGCATCTTCTGGGTGGGACTGTGTCAGCACAGGAGCAGGATCTTCAGAATCCTGTATCAGAATGGATGGCCAGCATTGATTAAAAGTATTTCATAATAAATATAGCAACTCAGAATTTGCTTGAGTAAGGTACCTGACTTGACAATCCAGCTTCCTGCTTGGAAGCCTCAATGGCAGCACGTATCATTTCTTCCTCTATATCATTTCCATAGTCAGGCAAGTCGACAGTAGTTGGAGCACTTGGTTCAGAAAACCTGGAGCTATATCCAGTCCCATGTGTGGCAGCACGTGTAGGTGGTAAAATTGGAAAGGGTTCGTCATCATCTATTATGACTGTTCCACGTACTTCTGTTCCATGTCCGTGTGTAGATCCAGTTACATCTTCAATGATGGAAGCACCAACGGAACGGCCAGTAGCACCAGTCTCATCTTTCACCCCGATTGGGATCTCCCTCACCTCTCTTGGATGTGAGACAAAGGGTGTTCGATTTGAAGCATCACCTCTATCATAAATACTTCTATTGCAGTTGGGATCAAGGAGTGAGAATGGATTTAAGTCTCTCCCAAATGGTAATAAGGAAGGTGGAGGTCTATTGGACTCAAATGACATAGGATCATCTATATCCATGCCTTCAGCTCGAGAAGACGTAAAAGATGTCTGTTGAGTTCTGTATGCAGACAAAGTAAGCAATTACCTTGACCATAATGACCCATACTAACTTTTGGCTTTTAAGTATCTTCAACCAAACAGAACAAAAGAATACAAGAGATACAATGAACCAAGGTGGAGCCACTAACAAGTTTCTGTCCCCTTCTGTAAAATGGGCATTGACAGCTTCATTGAGGTTGCCCAGATGCTCCTGCTCAACCAAGACAGAAGAGTGAAACAAAAATGACTTAGAAATAACAAATAGTCAGATAATTGGCATCCAACAAAATTATAAGTGAGAAACAACAAAGTATAAAAACTAAATTTCCTTGAACAAATAATTTAAACCATaatggaaaaatgaaataactcaCGTAACTCTgaaagaaggatttgaaagaTGAGGTGACTTTTATTCAATATGATTGGagattaaaaatttaaagaaacTTATTTTCTATCAAGAAGTCGATAGTAGGTTGATGGCTCGGCTGTAGAGGAAATACCTTCTATCAGACATAGATTTCTGATCGATAATTTTGAACTTCCCCAAGATAGTAGCTAAGGAAAAATACTAATCTGCTAGTTTGAGGGCTGGAGGATACTGATCCGCCATCGACATACACATTAGCTAATGTGGTTGTGGTGGGGGGGGGGGCAAACCCCAGCATCTGAGCCTTTTATAGAACTGAATCTCAAGCTTCACCATAATAACAGAGATGGTGAAGTAGCCTAGGATGAGACACTGATCAACCAAGCAAACCATACAGCGGTAGTGACTGGGGCCAATGGACATTTAGAACTCAGACATTAGACTAAACTAAAATGATATATTAAGAAATAGCTATTGTTTAAGAAACATGGTTGCTTCATGATATTATCTGTCTGTGGCGTGCATGTGCAGAAGGGGGAGTCAGGAGATGGATCTTCTCGTTGTCAACAAGTGGAGTTAGCAACTCAGTTTTAGTATACTTAAATAGCTAGGTTTCATcatcttcagaatttcttcctGAATAGGAacaaacttttaaaaataaactgCATCATCTGCACTGATTTTTCAACCGCTCCACTATTTTTCAATAGTAGACGCCATAAACTTGAATCCATTGCCTTGTTGACTCCCAGGTTTTGGTGTCTATAACTACTAGCGTATTTATGTGCCGAAACAAACTAGTTCAAGCGAAAAAACTTAACGAATGAGGTATTTGCTAATTTCCTATCAAGAACTTATTTCAGGAAGAATAGATTCTGATCCACTTTGAATTAAACACTTTGTATATTTCACTGCATGATGCTTACCAAACACACCATGCTTTAGCATAAAAGAAGAATGCTGGCTCTCATATAAGTAAATAGCAAGTTACAAATCCTTTGTAAGAGTCTAAATTATTCCACAAAATCATCTCATAGTGAttagtttaaaataaaattaatgtctCATCACTGCCATACCTCATTCAAAGTTTTCCGTCCCACAGAATCCATCACCACTACCAAAACGTGTAGCTTCGGCAGTACAAAAGGTTTGATTAATTCGAACAAAAATACATCTTTAGTCAGTAAAATCCAATCTCAATACGAAACTGCTCCCCCATCAACGCAGCAACAAAATTTTAGCACGTGAGTTTCCCTACAACTAATTTACTAAAATCTGAATAAAAGAAAACCCTAATATTCTACCAAtatacatacacacatacatatatattccCGCAGCTTGCAATCCAACAACGCCTCATATTGCGATCACACATaacattttcagaaagaaaacgaaaaacataaatcaatatCATCAAATAAACAACACGAGaacataatataaaattatcgCACTAATTTATACTAAAAAAAAACCTCAAGCTTTTGTATAGCGGTGGTTTCATCGGCTCCGGTAATGCTCATGAACGTTTCAATAGCTCCTTGATCAGTCGCCATTTTTCCCGATTACTTCTTGTCAATTTGAGGAGAATGGAATCAGAGTTTGCGTGAGAACTGAGAAGTGAATTAATTTTGTGAGTGATAAAGTTAATTTATTTGGCAAATTTAGAAGAAATATAGAGATATTCAGCAATTGTGTGTAATACGTGGAGACTGAGC is a window encoding:
- the LOC121772331 gene encoding plant UBX domain-containing protein 8-like isoform X1 — encoded protein: MATDQGAIETFMSITGADETTAIQKLEEHLGNLNEAVNAHFTEGDRNLTQQTSFTSSRAEGMDIDDPMSFESNRPPPSLLPFGRDLNPFSLLDPNCNRSIYDRGDASNRTPFVSHPREVREIPIGVKDETGATGRSVGASIIEDVTGSTHGHGTEVRGTVIIDDDEPFPILPPTRAATHGTGYSSRFSEPSAPTTVDLPDYGNDIEEEMIRAAIEASKQEAGLSSQDSEDPAPVLTQSHPEDAEFAHVVSLSLQTAEREKALREREGKALPSGEVQISGTSDEVGILSANGRQSQLEVGSTTLPDEAEDVEDLPLVRRRRRFVSSAPIDTAELSEDIDDAPPSSPPPENNVPRPHQIRSEFPSDEWGGISSVEHDEAVMLEAAMFGGIPEGGGYNFPHAPHHLSQNGLGVSTYPYPRHNLRPPSPSLTAQRLIREQQDDEYLASLQADREKELKAKEEAEAALAEEKLREEAMHRKLQEEQEKERQLAAKEASLPGEPTPDDENAVTLLVRMPDGSRRGRRFLKSDKLQSVFDYIDIGRVVKPGSYRLVRPYPRRAFGDGESPSTLDELGLTSKQEALYLELI
- the LOC121772331 gene encoding plant UBX domain-containing protein 8-like isoform X2, with the translated sequence MDSVGRKTLNEEHLGNLNEAVNAHFTEGDRNLTQQTSFTSSRAEGMDIDDPMSFESNRPPPSLLPFGRDLNPFSLLDPNCNRSIYDRGDASNRTPFVSHPREVREIPIGVKDETGATGRSVGASIIEDVTGSTHGHGTEVRGTVIIDDDEPFPILPPTRAATHGTGYSSRFSEPSAPTTVDLPDYGNDIEEEMIRAAIEASKQEAGLSSQDSEDPAPVLTQSHPEDAEFAHVVSLSLQTAEREKALREREGKALPSGEVQISGTSDEVGILSANGRQSQLEVGSTTLPDEAEDVEDLPLVRRRRRFVSSAPIDTAELSEDIDDAPPSSPPPENNVPRPHQIRSEFPSDEWGGISSVEHDEAVMLEAAMFGGIPEGGGYNFPHAPHHLSQNGLGVSTYPYPRHNLRPPSPSLTAQRLIREQQDDEYLASLQADREKELKAKEEAEAALAEEKLREEAMHRKLQEEQEKERQLAAKEASLPGEPTPDDENAVTLLVRMPDGSRRGRRFLKSDKLQSVFDYIDIGRVVKPGSYRLVRPYPRRAFGDGESPSTLDELGLTSKQEALYLELI
- the LOC121772331 gene encoding plant UBX domain-containing protein 8-like isoform X3; this encodes MDIDDPMSFESNRPPPSLLPFGRDLNPFSLLDPNCNRSIYDRGDASNRTPFVSHPREVREIPIGVKDETGATGRSVGASIIEDVTGSTHGHGTEVRGTVIIDDDEPFPILPPTRAATHGTGYSSRFSEPSAPTTVDLPDYGNDIEEEMIRAAIEASKQEAGLSSQDSEDPAPVLTQSHPEDAEFAHVVSLSLQTAEREKALREREGKALPSGEVQISGTSDEVGILSANGRQSQLEVGSTTLPDEAEDVEDLPLVRRRRRFVSSAPIDTAELSEDIDDAPPSSPPPENNVPRPHQIRSEFPSDEWGGISSVEHDEAVMLEAAMFGGIPEGGGYNFPHAPHHLSQNGLGVSTYPYPRHNLRPPSPSLTAQRLIREQQDDEYLASLQADREKELKAKEEAEAALAEEKLREEAMHRKLQEEQEKERQLAAKEASLPGEPTPDDENAVTLLVRMPDGSRRGRRFLKSDKLQSVFDYIDIGRVVKPGSYRLVRPYPRRAFGDGESPSTLDELGLTSKQEALYLELI
- the LOC121772331 gene encoding plant UBX domain-containing protein 8-like isoform X4; the encoded protein is MATDQGAIETFMSITGADETTAIQKLEEHLGNLNEAVNAHFTEGDRNLTQQTSFTSSRAEGMDIDDPMSFESNRPPPSLLPFGRDLNPFSLLDPNCNRSIYDRGDASNRTPFVSHPREVREIPIGVKDETGATGRSVGASIIEDVTGSTHGHGTEVRGTVIIDDDEPFPILPPTRAATHGTGYSSRFSEPSAPTTVDLPDYGNDIEEEMIRAAIEASKQEAGLSSQDSEDPAPVLTQSHPEDAEFAHVVSLSLQTAEREKALREREGKALPSGEVQISGTSDEVGILSANGRQSQLEVGSTTLPDEAEDVEDLPLVRRRRRFVSSAPIDTAELSEDIDDAPPSSPPPENNVPRPHQIRSEFPSDEWGGISSVEHDEAVMLEAAMFGGIPEGGGYNFPHAPHHLSQNGLGVSTYPYPRHNLRPPSPSLTAQRLIREQQDDEYLASLQADREKELKAKEEAEAALAEEKLREEAMHRKLQEEQDLAVKAITKNSSGDLK